Proteins from a genomic interval of Streptosporangiales bacterium:
- a CDS encoding ATP-binding cassette domain-containing protein, which yields MSGWSRRSGRCSCSSVGSSSSGSVRRPTVVDESTADVGRPPTVIVTDLHVVYRVYRSNGKSGSATGALRRLISREQRTKVKEVHAVKGVSFTAYEGDAIGVVGRNGSGKSTLMRAIAGLLPPASGTVYAQGQPSFLGVNAALMSNLTGERNVELGCLAMGMTRDEARAAYDDIVEFSGVGDFIKLPMNTYSSGMGARLRFAIAAAKTHDVLIVDEALATGDADFRRKSQERIREMREQAGTVFLVSHSMTTITKTCNRAIWLDQGVLRMDGDAETVVKAYLDEEEAKAPANPRARRR from the coding sequence ATGTCTGGCTGGTCGCGGCGTTCTGGTCGGTGCTCATGCTCATCGGTGGGTTCATCTTCTTCTGGCAGCGTGAGGAGACCTACGGTCGTGGATGAGTCAACCGCCGACGTCGGGCGGCCGCCGACCGTCATCGTCACCGACCTGCACGTCGTCTACCGCGTGTACAGGTCGAACGGCAAGAGCGGCTCGGCCACCGGCGCGCTGAGACGGCTGATCTCGCGCGAGCAGCGGACGAAGGTCAAGGAGGTGCACGCCGTCAAGGGCGTGTCCTTCACCGCGTACGAGGGTGACGCCATCGGCGTCGTCGGCAGGAACGGGTCAGGCAAGAGCACGTTGATGCGCGCCATCGCGGGACTGCTGCCCCCCGCGAGTGGCACGGTCTACGCCCAGGGACAGCCGTCGTTCCTCGGCGTCAACGCCGCACTGATGAGCAACCTCACCGGCGAGCGCAACGTCGAGCTCGGCTGCCTCGCCATGGGCATGACGAGGGACGAGGCCAGGGCCGCCTACGACGACATCGTGGAGTTCTCCGGGGTCGGTGACTTCATCAAGCTGCCGATGAACACCTACTCGTCCGGCATGGGTGCGCGACTGCGGTTCGCCATCGCCGCCGCGAAGACCCACGACGTGCTCATCGTCGACGAGGCGCTGGCGACCGGCGACGCGGACTTCCGCAGGAAGAGCCAGGAGCGCATCCGCGAGATGCGCGAGCAGGCGGGCACCGTCTTCCTGGTCAGCCACAGCATGACGACCATCACGAAGACGTGCAATCGCGCGATCTGGCTCGACCAGGGCGTTCTCCGCATGGACGGGGACGCCGAGACCGTCGTGAAGGCCTACCTCGACGAGGAGGAGGCCAAGGCTCCGGCGAACCCCCGCGCCCGGCGCCGCTGA
- a CDS encoding ABC transporter permease: MTTSDAERVDPVALAARYGLIEATARPSLPEYIRRLWARRHFILAYASARSTSKYSSALLGQLWQVLTPLLQASIYYLLFGLLLDLKRGVDNYPAFLITGVFVFGFLTRSLNNGAKSISSRRSMIRTLHFPRAVLPLSFVLVEFRQLLISMVVLFGIILVTGEPLSVKWLLVAPAMILQTMFNLGLGLTWARIGAGAQDINQLLPFLTRIWFYSSGVFFSIDQRLGNLPGPIHPIIQLNPGAIFLDLYRSVLLDSYVPMQLSFGLNVWLVAAFWSVLMLIGGFIFFWQREETYGRG, from the coding sequence ATGACCACCAGCGACGCGGAACGCGTTGACCCCGTGGCGCTCGCTGCTCGCTACGGGCTGATCGAGGCCACCGCGCGCCCCTCGCTCCCCGAGTACATCCGCCGACTGTGGGCGCGCAGGCACTTCATCCTCGCCTACGCGTCGGCCCGGTCGACGTCGAAGTACTCGTCGGCCCTGCTCGGCCAGCTGTGGCAGGTGCTCACCCCGCTGCTGCAGGCGTCCATCTACTACCTGCTGTTCGGTCTCCTGCTCGACCTGAAGCGCGGCGTCGACAACTACCCTGCGTTCCTCATCACCGGAGTCTTCGTCTTCGGTTTCCTGACGCGCTCGCTCAACAACGGCGCCAAGTCGATCAGCAGCAGGCGCTCCATGATCCGCACGCTGCACTTCCCGCGCGCCGTCCTGCCGCTGTCGTTCGTGCTCGTCGAGTTCAGGCAGCTGCTGATCTCGATGGTCGTGCTGTTCGGCATCATCCTGGTGACGGGTGAACCACTGAGCGTGAAGTGGCTGCTCGTCGCGCCCGCCATGATCCTGCAGACCATGTTCAACCTCGGCCTCGGCCTGACCTGGGCACGCATCGGGGCCGGCGCGCAGGACATCAACCAGCTGCTGCCGTTCCTCACCAGGATCTGGTTCTACTCCTCGGGCGTCTTCTTCTCGATCGACCAGCGGCTCGGCAACCTGCCGGGACCCATCCACCCCATCATCCAGCTCAACCCGGGCGCGATCTTCCTCGACCTCTACCGCAGCGTGCTGCTCGACAGCTACGTGCCGATGCAGCTGTCGTTCGGGCTGAATGTCTGGCTGGTCGCGGCGTTCTGGTCGGTGCTCATGCTCATCGGTGGGTTCATCTTCTTCTGGCAGCGTGAGGAGACCTACGGTCGTGGATGA
- a CDS encoding methyltransferase domain-containing protein, with protein sequence MFQRRRRRPVNPSRVHLARINRRFARSTAPEMLVLDAGAGRGPYRRLFRHATYEAADFAQLQTGYTQLDYVCDLTKIPVEDGRFDRILFNQVLEHLPDPPAVLAELNRVLKPGGRILCSVPLYFHEHQRPYDFYRYTQYGLRHLFEQAGFQVQRLEWLEGYFGTVSYQFKMMATALPKDPRRLKPGWRIVYLGPLLWSTRLLASMLTGAFARADVRWKHVKSGMPKNYLVIARKPELTDG encoded by the coding sequence ATGTTCCAGCGCAGGCGCAGACGGCCCGTCAACCCGTCCCGGGTGCACCTCGCCCGGATCAACAGGCGGTTCGCCAGGTCCACGGCACCCGAGATGCTCGTCCTGGACGCGGGGGCGGGTCGCGGTCCGTACCGAAGACTGTTCCGGCACGCCACCTACGAAGCCGCCGACTTCGCCCAGCTCCAGACCGGGTACACCCAGCTCGACTACGTGTGCGACCTGACCAAGATCCCGGTCGAGGACGGGCGGTTCGACCGGATCCTGTTCAACCAGGTCCTCGAGCACCTCCCCGACCCGCCGGCCGTGCTCGCCGAGCTCAACCGCGTACTCAAGCCGGGTGGCCGGATCCTCTGCAGCGTCCCGCTCTACTTCCACGAGCACCAGCGACCGTACGACTTCTACCGCTACACCCAGTACGGGCTGCGCCACCTCTTCGAGCAGGCCGGCTTCCAGGTGCAGCGGCTGGAGTGGCTCGAGGGCTACTTCGGGACGGTCTCCTACCAGTTCAAGATGATGGCGACCGCGTTGCCGAAGGATCCGCGCAGGCTGAAGCCGGGCTGGCGGATCGTCTACCTCGGCCCGCTGCTGTGGTCCACCCGGCTGCTCGCCTCGATGCTCACGGGCGCGTTCGCCCGCGCGGACGTTCGCTGGAAGCACGTCAAGTCCGGCATGCCGAAGAACTACCTCGTGATCGCCCGCAAGCCCGAGCTGACCGACGGGTAA
- a CDS encoding glycosyltransferase: protein MRVRFLAFGVSSATGGVRSIVNQANALAGHHDVEVVTVFKDFTKLPFKLDRRVRRRRLMQVDRSWPKQQILERLARRPSKYVPEDEHRYADFSRATDVVLKRYLGSLDGGVLVSTRPALNLLSARFGSSSVVRIGQDHMNYRSYPEGLAGQIRRWYPKLDAVATLTSRDATEYADALGAEARVVHIPNLVPMPDTEPAPLDSKVAVAAGRLTSQKGFDMLIDAWAKVAAKHPDWEVRIFGSGRHREQLRAHIDSTGMAEHVRLMGTTKKLEKQIRGSAMYVLSSRYEGLPMTILEAMQQGVPVVAFDCHTGPADIITHDRDGILVPPNDVDALATAIVEMIENPERRRALGAEAHTSIRRFSGESIRPQWEKLYAELGAH, encoded by the coding sequence ATGCGCGTCAGGTTCTTGGCGTTCGGTGTCAGTAGCGCGACCGGGGGTGTGCGCTCGATCGTGAACCAGGCGAACGCGCTGGCCGGGCACCACGACGTCGAGGTCGTAACCGTGTTCAAGGACTTCACGAAGCTGCCGTTCAAGCTCGACCGGCGCGTGCGCCGGCGGCGGCTGATGCAGGTGGACCGGTCGTGGCCCAAGCAGCAGATCCTCGAACGGCTCGCACGCCGGCCGAGCAAGTACGTGCCCGAGGACGAGCACCGTTACGCGGACTTCTCCCGCGCCACCGACGTCGTCTTGAAGCGCTACCTGGGCAGCCTGGACGGCGGCGTGCTGGTCTCCACCCGGCCGGCGCTCAACCTCCTCTCGGCGCGGTTCGGCTCCTCCTCGGTGGTCAGGATCGGGCAGGACCACATGAACTACCGCTCCTACCCCGAGGGTCTGGCCGGGCAGATCAGGCGCTGGTACCCCAAGCTCGACGCCGTCGCCACGCTCACCTCACGTGACGCCACGGAGTACGCCGACGCGCTCGGCGCCGAGGCCCGTGTCGTGCACATCCCCAACCTGGTGCCGATGCCCGACACCGAACCGGCCCCGCTCGACTCGAAGGTCGCGGTCGCGGCGGGCCGTCTCACCTCGCAGAAGGGCTTCGACATGCTGATCGACGCCTGGGCCAAGGTCGCGGCCAAGCACCCCGACTGGGAGGTGCGCATCTTCGGCAGCGGGCGGCACCGCGAGCAGCTCCGCGCCCACATCGACAGCACCGGCATGGCCGAGCACGTCCGGCTCATGGGCACGACCAAGAAGCTGGAGAAGCAGATCCGTGGGAGCGCGATGTACGTCCTCAGCTCACGGTACGAGGGCCTGCCGATGACCATCCTCGAGGCGATGCAGCAGGGCGTGCCCGTGGTCGCGTTCGACTGCCACACCGGACCCGCGGACATCATCACCCACGACCGTGACGGGATCCTGGTGCCACCCAACGACGTCGACGCCCTGGCCACCGCGATCGTGGAGATGATCGAGAACCCCGAACGCCGCCGCGCCCTGGGCGCGGAGGCACACACCTCGATCCGGCGGTTCTCCGGCGAGAGTATCCGGCCCCAGTGGGAGAAGCTCTACGCCGAGCTCGGCGCGCACTAG